In the Trichocoleus desertorum ATA4-8-CV12 genome, one interval contains:
- a CDS encoding glycerophosphodiester phosphodiesterase, with protein sequence MFHLFKLGLLASAVLAVFPINEVKAATLTGQPPIVIGHRGASGLRPEHTLAAYELAIAQGADYIEPDLVATKDGVLVARHENEISGTTDVAERSEFAARKTTKVIDGTTFTGWFTEDFTLAELKTLRAKERIPDVRPGNTAFNGQFEIPTLQEVIDLAQRKSAELGRTIGIYPETKHPSYFDSIGLSLEEPLVETLNQNGYIGLNAPVFIQSFEVGNLQQLNQLTDVPLVQLFGGATDQPYDFVLSGDTRTYGDLTQSNALAAITSYANGIGPSKRLIVPATTVDQNQDGKPDDLDGDGVITDADRFLRSPTTLVADAHAAGLLVHPYTFRNENIFLAQDYSGNPEREYEQFFALGVDGVFSDFPGTGVQVRNRVAGDPKDTTEVPEPGVALALGAIPVAAFLRRRRTQSKLS encoded by the coding sequence ATGTTTCATCTGTTCAAGTTAGGATTGCTAGCAAGTGCCGTATTAGCGGTGTTTCCCATTAATGAAGTGAAAGCTGCTACTTTAACAGGTCAACCTCCCATTGTGATTGGGCATCGAGGTGCGAGTGGTCTGCGGCCAGAGCATACCTTAGCGGCTTATGAGTTGGCGATCGCGCAGGGAGCCGATTATATTGAGCCTGACTTGGTTGCAACCAAAGATGGGGTGTTGGTGGCGCGTCACGAAAACGAGATTTCTGGCACCACGGATGTAGCTGAGCGGTCCGAATTTGCTGCCCGAAAAACCACCAAAGTCATCGATGGTACGACCTTCACCGGATGGTTCACCGAAGACTTTACTTTAGCCGAACTGAAGACGCTGCGGGCCAAGGAGCGGATTCCTGACGTACGTCCCGGAAATACGGCTTTTAATGGTCAATTTGAAATTCCGACGCTGCAAGAGGTGATTGACTTAGCGCAGCGCAAGAGTGCTGAACTAGGCCGCACCATTGGCATTTATCCCGAAACCAAGCACCCTAGCTACTTTGACTCGATTGGTCTGTCACTTGAAGAACCTTTGGTCGAAACTCTCAACCAGAATGGTTATATCGGCCTCAATGCTCCGGTATTTATTCAGTCTTTTGAAGTGGGCAACCTCCAGCAACTCAATCAACTGACGGATGTGCCTTTGGTGCAGCTATTTGGGGGTGCGACTGACCAACCCTACGACTTTGTGTTGAGCGGAGATACCCGCACCTATGGCGATTTGACCCAATCCAATGCTTTGGCTGCGATCACCTCCTACGCCAACGGCATTGGCCCTTCTAAGCGCTTGATTGTGCCTGCGACCACCGTTGACCAAAACCAAGACGGCAAGCCAGATGACTTGGATGGGGATGGAGTCATCACCGATGCCGATCGATTCTTGCGATCGCCTACTACTTTAGTGGCTGATGCTCATGCAGCTGGTCTGTTGGTGCATCCCTACACGTTCCGCAACGAAAACATCTTCTTGGCCCAAGATTACAGCGGCAATCCTGAACGTGAATACGAGCAGTTCTTCGCGCTGGGGGTAGATGGTGTTTTCAGCGATTTTCCTGGGACTGGGGTGCAAGTGAGGAATCGGGTTGCTGGTGATCCAAAGGACACCACAGAAGTCCCCGAACCTGGTGTGGCTTTAGCGCTAGGAGCGATTCCTG